The Halobacillus amylolyticus nucleotide sequence GCGGCTACCAATCGTAATCTAAATGAGATGATCGAAGCAGGAGAATTTCGGGAGGATCTCTATTATCGAATAAATGTGATCGAGATTCCTATTTCCTCTCTTCGTGAACGGACAGAAGACATTCCCCAATTGGTCACCTATTATTTATATGCTATCTGCAGCAAGTATCAAATGTCTGTGAAGGTTTTAGCCTCAGAGGCAATGGCAGTATTCCTGCATTACCACTGGCCCGGAAATATAAGAGAGCTAGTGAATACACTTGAAAAGCTTGCTATTTTAGTTGATGGGAATACCATTAACACCCATCATTTACCTGACTATATGAGAGATAAAAAGACTGTCAGACAAGAATCAAGTGATAATGCAACCCTAATGAAGCAAGCAAGAAACCTGGGAGATGAAAAAGAAAGAGAGCTTATTCGGACAGTATTAAGAAAAACAGGAGGAAATAAATCAAAGGCAGCGGAACAACTGGGGATTCATCGGACAACTTTATATCAAAAAATGAAAAAGTATGATCTGAGCGAACTGTAGTGTAGTTATTTCACGATAAAATGTAGTGAAAACACTACACATCCTATTCTTAAGTGTCAGTATAATCAGTCATTTAAGTTGGCACGCTTCTTGCATTTAATAGATGTGAACCTATTAAAAAGGAGTGTAAGTTAAATGGAAAACTATGCTGTCCTTCGTATGCCGCGGACGATCACCTATGGCCGCCATGCACTTGAGAAGGTTGGTAAGGAAGCAGCTGCAAGAGGGAAAAAGGCGCTTATTATCAGCGATAAAGTGATGGACTCTCTAGATTATGTAAGTGAAGGGCGGGACTATCTTACAAAAGCCGGAGTTGAAAGTGTCGTTTATTTAGGGGTTGAGTCCGAACCAACAGATACCTATGTTGATGAGGCTCTAGAATTATTTAAAAAGGAAAACTGTGATCTTGTGATTTCGCTTGGAGGCGGAAGCTGTATTGATACGGCGAAGGCCATTGTTGTCCTCGCTACGAACGGTGGTTATATCGGGGATTACATGGGCGAGAAGAAAGTGGCTGAGGTCGCACCGATCCCACATATCGCCATTCCAACGACTGCCGGAACTGGCTCAGAGGCAACAGATGCGACAATCATCACGAACACTTCCAATGATGTAAAAATGATGATTAAACAACCAGCATTTATGCCGGATGCTGCAATTGTAGATCCACTGTTGACATTATCTTCACCACAGCACGTAACAGCAGCAACAGGAGTTGATGCCCTTAGTCATGCAGTAGAAGGTTATATTTCTAAGCGTTCTCATCCGATGACAGATATGATAGCGCTGTCAGCAATGAAGCTGATTGTAGAAAATATCCAAGCAGCATATGAGAATGGGGATAATCTTGACGCAAGGGAAGCCATGTCACTAGGGTCTTTACAGGCTGGTATTGCCTTTTCGAATTCGTCTGTATGCTTAGTGCATGGGATGTCCAGACCAATTGGAGCACTATTTCACGTGCCTCACGGGTATTCGAATGCGATGCTATTGCCAGCAGTTTTAGAGTTTAGTAAAGAACACTCTATTAAAAGATTGGCTGATTTAGGAAGATTTTTCTCACCAGAAGCTGAACAGTATTCCGAGAAAGAAGCTGCCGATTTAGCTGTTTCTTCTGTGAAAAATCTATGTTTACAGTTGAATATCCCCAATTTAAGTGGATGGGGTATTGATAAACAAGCATTTGAAAGCGCTACCGGAAAAATGGCTTCAGATGCATTAGCAAGTGGCAGCCCAGCAAATAATCCGAGGGTACCGACACAGTCAGAAATCGAAGAACTCTATAAAGTCTGTTATGAGTATAAGTTTTCAACAGAAAGTACAGTAAGCTAAAGAGGAATTAGGGGGAAGAGGTTTCATGGACTTTGTGGGATTGCTTGGATTGGTTGCATCACTTGCTTTATTAATTTATCTCACGATGAAAGGGATAAATATTATCATTGCGGCCCTTATAAGCTCTGTTCTTATCGCTGTTACGGGAGGATTGAATCTGGAAACAGCGATTATGGATAGTTATATGGCAGGTTTTACTGATTATTTTGCATCTTGGTTTCTAGTCTTTTTACTAGGAGCGATTTTCGGGAAAATTATGCAGGAAACGAAATCAGCAGAAAGTATTGCACAATGGATCAAAAAAACGTTAGGTGCAAAGCGTGCCGTATTTGCTGTTGTGGCGGCAGCTGCCATTATGACGTATGGAGGGGTTAGCCTATTCGTTGTTGGTTTCGCCGTTTATCCGATCGCCGTCTCGTTATTTCGGACAGCGAATCTGCCCCATCGGTTTATCCCAGCTGCTTTAGTGTTTGGTTCCATATCCTTTACAATGACTGCACCCGGTTCTCCGGAAATTCAAAATATCATTCCTACCGAATATTTTGGGACAACTCCTACAGCCGGTGGATTTATCGGCGTGCTCAGCGCACTGCTTGTTATGGTTATCGGTGGATTGTGGCTAGGAAGAATGGTGAAAAAGGCAGCTGAAAATGGGGAGACGTTTGCACTCCCGACAGAGTTTTCAACAGCGAATAGTGAATCGGCCGCAGCCCTTGAACAGGAAGAGCAGCAAGATCGCATTCCTGAAGTGGTAAAAGACGTACCCCATATTATTATTGCGATTTTACCGCTTGTTACTGTCATTACCTTATTAAACATTTTGGGGCAATATATGAACCCTACTACTGCATTGTTGATCGCATTAACGACAGGGATCTTTTTAGCATGTATACTGATGAATAAGTTTCTGGAAGAGTTTTGGGACTCCCTTGCCACAGGTACGCAAAATGCACTCATCGCACTAGCAAATACTTGTGCTGTAGTAGGTTTTGGCAGTGTAGCTGCACAGGTGGCCGCTTTTGACAGTTTAGTAGACTCTCTTGTGAATATGCCAGGCCCACCTTTATTGGGGCTTGCGATAGGGGTTACCGTTGTTTGCGGAATTACAGGATCAGCTTCTGGCGGATTAGGAATTGCCTTGCCAATTCTGGCACCCATTTATATGAGCCAAGGCTTGGATCCTGGCGCGATGCATCGTGTTTCCGCGTTAGCATCCGGCGGTATCGATTCACTTCCGCATAATGGCTACGTTGTTACGACAGTTCGGGCTATTTGTGGAGAATCGCATAAAAGAGCCTATAAACCTATTTTTGCCGTAAGTGTCGTCGTGCCTTTATTGATCATGTTCTTAGCAGTATTCTTATATTCTATTTTTTAATCTATTTTAGGAGGAATTTGATATGAGTCAAACAAAAGTAAAAACACTTCAAAACTACGTTGGTGGAGAATGGATCGACGCTAAATCAGACGAAACTGAAGCGGTATATAACCCTGCAACAGGCGAAATTATTGCACATGTACCTATTTCATCACAAGAGGATGTAGACCACGCTGTAAAAATAGCGGATGAAGCTTTTAAAGACTGGAAGGAAGTACCTGTTCCAAAACGTGCTCGCATTTTGTTTAAGTATCAGCAATTACTTGTCGATCACTGGGATGAGCTGGCAGAAATCGTAACCATTGAAAACGGGAAAAACTTTAAAGAGGCACAGGGTGAAGTATTACGTGGCATTGAAAATGTTGAATTTGCTTCTGGTGCTCCATCACTCATGATGGGTGAACAATTACCTTCCATTTCAAATGGCCTTGACTCAGGTGTCTACCGTTATCCAATCGGGGTTATTGGTGGAATCACACCATTTAATTTCCCAATGATGGTTCCTGCTTGGATGTTCCCAATGGCAATCGTGACAGGAAATACATTCGTACTAAAACCATCTGAACGTACGCCATTACTTGCCAATCGCCTGGCAGAATTACTTGAAGAAGCTGGCTTACCTAAAGGTGTATTTAATATCGTACACGGGGCACATGATGTGGTAAATGGCTTATTAGATCATAAAAATGTGGCGGCCATTTCTTTCGTAGGTTCGCAGCCTGTAGCTGAATACGTATACAAACGCGGTACTGAAAATCTTAAACGTGTCCAAGCACTTGCTGGAGCTAAGAACCATTCCATTGTCTTAAAAGATGCGAACCTTGATAATGCGACAACGCAAATTCTTAATGCTGCCTTCGGTTCCGCCGGCGAACGATGCATGGCCGCTTCTGTCGTGGCCGTCGAAGACTCCGTTGCCGATGAATTCATTGAATTACTCACGGAAAAAGTAAACGAAGTGAAGATCGGAAACGGATTAGATGAAGGTGTATTTCTTGGACCAGTTATCCGTGATAACCATAAAGAGCGTACCCTTCAGTATATTGAAACAGGGGAAAAAGAGGGCGCAAAACTTGTTCGTGATGGCCGAAACGATGAAGACGCTCAAAGAGAGGGCTATTTCGTAGGACCGACTATTTTCGACAATGTCACAACGGAAATGAAAATCTGGCAGGATGAAATCTTCGCACCTGTTCTCTCGATTGCACGAGTGAAAGATCTTGATGATGCTGTTGAACTAACCAATACGTCACGTTTTGCCAATGGTGCCTGTCTCTTTACAAATGACGGCGGAAGTGTACGTCAATTCCGTGAAACCATTGATGCAGGGATGTTAGGTGTCAACATTGGTGTACCAGCTCCTATGGCATTCTTCCCATTCTCTGGCTGGAAAGATTCCTTCTATGGTGATCTTCATGCCAATGGAAAAGACGGACTTGAATTCTATACACGTAAGAAAGTTCTTACGACTCGCTGGGTGTAAGGGAGAAACTTAGAGACGGATTCCGTGCTTATTGTACGGGCCGTCTCTTTTTTAGAAAAGGGATGTTGTAACCACGAACCGAGCAGTTACTGAGAAACCTTGAATAGAGTCATTCCCCGGAAGAAGTACTTAGTCAAACTTGAACGTTAACAGGGGGTGATTCGCCCTATGGGCAGCGATTTGGTGAATAGAAATAGCCACCTTTTTCATTCAAATAAACAGGTGGCTATTTCTATTTCTGCATTAAGGATTAAACAATAATGCTTCATAATCAGCATAAAATTTTGTTTTGAAACAGATGATAATTAAAAATGCGGGTGGTTGGCATGAAAATCATTTTAATCTTTCTATTTGTGTTTATCGGAATGACATCGCTTCATTATGGAATGGATGTGTTAATGGGGGTTGACCGAAGTATAGCTATGACCAATATCTATAATCCTTTTTGGGTAATGACACCCTTTGGCTACTTGCTTATAACTGTACTACTCTTAAGTTTGGTAGTCAGCCCGATCATTTCTTTTATCAGAAAGAAGTTCAAAGATTAACGGGACCTAAAACTCTTTCGGATCAATGCAATGACGAGTAAAAGTAACGGGACCCCCATTTGTAAGGGGAGACTAATATAATAGGTGGTGACCTTAAGTCCTTCTTTAATGTGACCAGCGTAATTATTGGCCACCATCATTGATGAAAGTAAAATGATAATACTGAAGGGTAGAACTAACCTGGTATATGTGGAGACACGGAACAGTTCCGTAGCACTTATTAACGCAGCGTAAAAGAAAACGGCGATCTTAAAAAAACCACCAATGATGAGTGTCAGTACGACAACGACATCTAAACGTTGAAAGAATCCGGTCATATTAACCAGTCCGATGGCAGAGAGCAAAGGAAAGGTGGAACGGGTGGCTACATAAACACCGAGAACAGCAACCTCCATGGCGACAACCCAGATTAAAAGGATACCGCTGAAACTCATAGCTGACCAACCCACCCTGAGTCCTAGTTTGGGGCGGTTTAAATAAGGAAATAATACAGTGAACGCGATCATTTCTCCAAAAGGAAACGTGTAGGTAATTGGCAAAGTTGTTAATATTGGTTTCCAACCATTTTCCAATACGGGAAGAAGATCATTGACCTTGATCATGCCGGATACCAATACCATAATTGTGCCAACGACCCCTACGGCCATTAAGACAAAGAAGAAAATTTCGCCCGTTCTTGCCAACACTTCGATTCCGTGCCAGAGTACAAAGGCCACAGACAGAATCATTATGGCATTGATTACAAACATGGGTGTATAAACGTAAGTGGAGGCAGTCAACAATTCACCAAAATCGCGCAGGTCTCTTCCCGCAATATATAGAAAGTAAAAAAGGTATACGATCCCGACCAGCCCGCCTAGATATTTTCCGAGTATTTTCTTTGCATATTCCGTTAAGGGCAGATCGGGATAGAGACGGTAAAGCGCATAGTAGGCAAGAAAAAGAGTCATGCCCACGATTAAACCGAGCAGAACGGCTAGCCAGGCATCCTTTTCGGCGCCCAGTCCAGGCCCGATCACAATGGCAGTGCCAAGTTCAAATAAAAACATTAATATAAACAATTGGCCTCCGCTGATTTTAACCTTTTCCATGCCTGCACCTCCCTTTGTTACTTTTTCTGTAAGATTAATGGTTGCTTCCGGAGCCCTATGCCACGGATGAAAAATTTAACGTTTACTTGGACCTCCATGTCAGCAAATGTTTCGTCCCATTGTTTCGCCATTTCTTTCCATGCCTTGGGATTAGCGCGATTGATTGCTTCGCCAAAACCAAAGATATCGTTTTTCTGTTCTTGGGCGGTCTTCACTGCTGTGGTTACTTCTTGTTTAATTTCTGATTCGAATGTGTTATTAAGTTGGAAGATCTGTTTAGGCTGGGTGAGGTCAATCGGACATGTGATCTCTTCCAGGTGGCCTTCACCGCGAATCGATATGGTCATCTTAGGTTTGCCATGCGCAACGGATACCTTTAATTCTGTACTAGAACGAAGGACTTCAACTGCCATGGTGCTTTTGTTTTCCTTACATTTTGATGACAATACTGTTTTTTTAATTTTATTTTGAATCCATGCAACACCACGGGCTTCCTTATCTTCTAGCCAGCCCTTCAGTTTTCCATCTTTGAAGAGAGCTAATCCGCTAACCTTAACAAGGGTGGTCGGTACTGCTCGTTTAGTGTTTGCTGATGTCTGTCCTTCAGTTAAATTTCCAGCGATAGAAATCCCACCTAATGAAAGTCCCTTGCTTTTACTAGAGATGGTTTGAACCACATCATTGATGTTCCGCTGAGGTGTTTCTCCCCATACTTTTTCTGTTTTTTGCACAGTCTCCTGAATCTTCATGGCGGGTATCCTTTCCAACGGAGTAAGTACACTTAAAATCGGAAGGGCCTGTCCCTCCTTTGCTACGAGCACGAGGGCTGTCGAGCGAAAATCGTAATATCTTTCGGTGAAATCCAAAATCTTGGGGAGGCCGCCTTCCGTTGCTAAATCCTCGCCGATGACAAGGACCACAGTGTGCGAAAAACTAAGTAGACGCGGCACCTTTTTTGATATTTTCCGTACAGTTTCAAATATGGTACTCCCTGTTTCACTATAGGTAGTAACGGCTGTGCCTTGGCCTTGTCCCCTTTTTCCACCGGCTACTTGCCCTGGATTCACAATCTGGAATGAAACACGGTATAAATTGTCCTCCTCCATCTTATCGATCCCCATTCCCATCACCAATGCAATGTCTCCTGATTCCCGATGATCCCAACAGCCTGTTAACAGAACCAGCCCCGACAAAAGGCATAACAGCAAAAACATATGTTTTATCATCTCATCACCACTTAATTCCTTTCCTAAGCAGAGTTGTTTGTATCCGGCGGAGTTGGTTTTTGCCCTTTATCTTGCCGTTTGAGATTCTGTTGGTTGATCAGTTTTGGCCTGAGAAGTAAGGACCATAACGGCTGGCGTACAAGGGTATCCTTAATATCCGACCAAACAAACGGAGCAAAAGGACTTAAATAAGGGATCCCGAATGAGCGTAAACTGCTCAAATGCGCTATGAGAATAAACAAGGCCATGGCCACCCCATACAGACCAAAGCTTCCTGCTATAATCATCATTAAAAAGCGTAGTAGTCGCGCTGGAACCCCAATCGTGTAAGAAGGGAAGGCAAAGCTTGCGATCCCTGTCAGCGAGACAACAATCACTGTCGCGGCAGAAACCAGTCCAGCTTGCACAGCGGCTTGACCAAGTACAAGTCCACCAACAATGGAAACAGCCTGCCCCACGGCACGCGGCATACGAACCCCAGCTTCACGTAAAATCTCGAAGGTGATCTCCATCAGCATGACCTCGACAAAAAGTGGAAAGGGTACGCCTTCATTTTGCGCAGCCAAGCTGATTAGTAGAAGTGTGGGAATCATTTGCGGATGAAAAGTGGTTAAGGCAATATAAAGTGCTGGCGTGAGTAAGGTAATAATATAGGTTGATAGTCTTAACAAACGTAAAAATGAGCCAATAAAAAAATGTTGATAATAATCGGCAGGAGATTGAAAAAACTGAATAAATAAAGCTGGTATAACTAACACAAAAGGCGTGCCATCTACTAAGATAGCTATTCTGCCCTCAAGTAAATTCCCTACAATAGCATCTGGACGTTCAGTATTATAGATAGTTGGGAATGGCGAGTATGGGTGGTCTTGGATAAGCTGTTCAATATAACCAGATTCTAGAATGCCGTCGATATCAATATTATCCAAACGTCTTTTTGCCTCTTTAAGAACCTTCTCATTAGCAACACCCTTTATGTACATAAGAGCAACATCCGTTTGGGTAGTACTTCCGATTTGCCTCGTTTCAAGCCATAAATTTGGGGTTTTGATTCGGCGGCGAATCAGGGCTGCATTTGTCCCAATCGATTCAGTAAATGCTTCTTTTGGTCCGCGAATGACGAGTTGGGAAGTAGGTTCTGATACCTGTCGAGTTTCTCCGCCTTTTGTATTGCCAGTTAGTATCTCCGCACAACCATCAATCAAAATAGCCGTATGTCCCGATAAAATTGCCAGAATTAATGTGTTCCATTCTTGAATGACTTTAACTTCCCCAACCGAGATGGCATGGGTATTAATAAATTCAAAAACATTTTCCTGATTGACTTCTCCCTCTTCGGAAGATTCAACCTTTATCGACTCCAATACAAATTCATTAACGATCTTTTCATCCACTAAACCACCCATGTAGATTGCCGCTGCATTTAGGCAAAGGTCATCACCTATCGAGAATTCGCGAATGACTAAATCACTGCTATTGCCGAGTTCCATTTTGATTTTTTTAAGATTATTCACTAACTCATTGTCAAAGTGATCTTTCTCTGTACCGGTGTTATTA carries:
- a CDS encoding iron-containing alcohol dehydrogenase, encoding MENYAVLRMPRTITYGRHALEKVGKEAAARGKKALIISDKVMDSLDYVSEGRDYLTKAGVESVVYLGVESEPTDTYVDEALELFKKENCDLVISLGGGSCIDTAKAIVVLATNGGYIGDYMGEKKVAEVAPIPHIAIPTTAGTGSEATDATIITNTSNDVKMMIKQPAFMPDAAIVDPLLTLSSPQHVTAATGVDALSHAVEGYISKRSHPMTDMIALSAMKLIVENIQAAYENGDNLDAREAMSLGSLQAGIAFSNSSVCLVHGMSRPIGALFHVPHGYSNAMLLPAVLEFSKEHSIKRLADLGRFFSPEAEQYSEKEAADLAVSSVKNLCLQLNIPNLSGWGIDKQAFESATGKMASDALASGSPANNPRVPTQSEIEELYKVCYEYKFSTESTVS
- a CDS encoding GntP family permease translates to MDFVGLLGLVASLALLIYLTMKGINIIIAALISSVLIAVTGGLNLETAIMDSYMAGFTDYFASWFLVFLLGAIFGKIMQETKSAESIAQWIKKTLGAKRAVFAVVAAAAIMTYGGVSLFVVGFAVYPIAVSLFRTANLPHRFIPAALVFGSISFTMTAPGSPEIQNIIPTEYFGTTPTAGGFIGVLSALLVMVIGGLWLGRMVKKAAENGETFALPTEFSTANSESAAALEQEEQQDRIPEVVKDVPHIIIAILPLVTVITLLNILGQYMNPTTALLIALTTGIFLACILMNKFLEEFWDSLATGTQNALIALANTCAVVGFGSVAAQVAAFDSLVDSLVNMPGPPLLGLAIGVTVVCGITGSASGGLGIALPILAPIYMSQGLDPGAMHRVSALASGGIDSLPHNGYVVTTVRAICGESHKRAYKPIFAVSVVVPLLIMFLAVFLYSIF
- a CDS encoding GerAB/ArcD/ProY family transporter codes for the protein MEKVKISGGQLFILMFLFELGTAIVIGPGLGAEKDAWLAVLLGLIVGMTLFLAYYALYRLYPDLPLTEYAKKILGKYLGGLVGIVYLFYFLYIAGRDLRDFGELLTASTYVYTPMFVINAIMILSVAFVLWHGIEVLARTGEIFFFVLMAVGVVGTIMVLVSGMIKVNDLLPVLENGWKPILTTLPITYTFPFGEMIAFTVLFPYLNRPKLGLRVGWSAMSFSGILLIWVVAMEVAVLGVYVATRSTFPLLSAIGLVNMTGFFQRLDVVVVLTLIIGGFFKIAVFFYAALISATELFRVSTYTRLVLPFSIIILLSSMMVANNYAGHIKEGLKVTTYYISLPLQMGVPLLLLVIALIRKSFRSR
- a CDS encoding spore germination protein, with the translated sequence MTSEGKRDNNNLDKNNNTGTEKDHFDNELVNNLKKIKMELGNSSDLVIREFSIGDDLCLNAAAIYMGGLVDEKIVNEFVLESIKVESSEEGEVNQENVFEFINTHAISVGEVKVIQEWNTLILAILSGHTAILIDGCAEILTGNTKGGETRQVSEPTSQLVIRGPKEAFTESIGTNAALIRRRIKTPNLWLETRQIGSTTQTDVALMYIKGVANEKVLKEAKRRLDNIDIDGILESGYIEQLIQDHPYSPFPTIYNTERPDAIVGNLLEGRIAILVDGTPFVLVIPALFIQFFQSPADYYQHFFIGSFLRLLRLSTYIITLLTPALYIALTTFHPQMIPTLLLISLAAQNEGVPFPLFVEVMLMEITFEILREAGVRMPRAVGQAVSIVGGLVLGQAAVQAGLVSAATVIVVSLTGIASFAFPSYTIGVPARLLRFLMMIIAGSFGLYGVAMALFILIAHLSSLRSFGIPYLSPFAPFVWSDIKDTLVRQPLWSLLLRPKLINQQNLKRQDKGQKPTPPDTNNSA
- a CDS encoding CoA-acylating methylmalonate-semialdehyde dehydrogenase; amino-acid sequence: MSQTKVKTLQNYVGGEWIDAKSDETEAVYNPATGEIIAHVPISSQEDVDHAVKIADEAFKDWKEVPVPKRARILFKYQQLLVDHWDELAEIVTIENGKNFKEAQGEVLRGIENVEFASGAPSLMMGEQLPSISNGLDSGVYRYPIGVIGGITPFNFPMMVPAWMFPMAIVTGNTFVLKPSERTPLLANRLAELLEEAGLPKGVFNIVHGAHDVVNGLLDHKNVAAISFVGSQPVAEYVYKRGTENLKRVQALAGAKNHSIVLKDANLDNATTQILNAAFGSAGERCMAASVVAVEDSVADEFIELLTEKVNEVKIGNGLDEGVFLGPVIRDNHKERTLQYIETGEKEGAKLVRDGRNDEDAQREGYFVGPTIFDNVTTEMKIWQDEIFAPVLSIARVKDLDDAVELTNTSRFANGACLFTNDGGSVRQFRETIDAGMLGVNIGVPAPMAFFPFSGWKDSFYGDLHANGKDGLEFYTRKKVLTTRWV
- a CDS encoding Ger(x)C family spore germination protein codes for the protein MIKHMFLLLCLLSGLVLLTGCWDHRESGDIALVMGMGIDKMEEDNLYRVSFQIVNPGQVAGGKRGQGQGTAVTTYSETGSTIFETVRKISKKVPRLLSFSHTVVLVIGEDLATEGGLPKILDFTERYYDFRSTALVLVAKEGQALPILSVLTPLERIPAMKIQETVQKTEKVWGETPQRNINDVVQTISSKSKGLSLGGISIAGNLTEGQTSANTKRAVPTTLVKVSGLALFKDGKLKGWLEDKEARGVAWIQNKIKKTVLSSKCKENKSTMAVEVLRSSTELKVSVAHGKPKMTISIRGEGHLEEITCPIDLTQPKQIFQLNNTFESEIKQEVTTAVKTAQEQKNDIFGFGEAINRANPKAWKEMAKQWDETFADMEVQVNVKFFIRGIGLRKQPLILQKK